In the Streptomyces sp. WMMC940 genome, GCGCTCGCCGTCACGGGCTGGTTCGTGCGGCCCTACGGACCCGAGCCCGGGCCGCCGCGCGGGCCCGTCGTCGCCCGGCTCGACGTACTCACCGCCAACGTGGGGTTCGGGCGGGCCACCCCGGACCTGATCGACGCCGTCCGGCGAGAGCGCCCCGACCTCGTCTTCGTCCAGGAATGCGACCGCGTCTGCTCCGCCGCGCTCGCGTCGGGCCTCCCGCGCCGGGACTACCCGTACCGCCGGATCGTGGAGGGCGATCTCGCGGCGGGCTCCGCCATCCTCTCCGTGCATCCGCTCAGCGGCACCGCCGGGATCCCGGGCGCGCTCGCCATGCCGGGCGCCGAGGCGCCCATCGGCGGGCGCACGGTCGGGCTGCAGCTCGCCCATCCGCTGCCGCCCGTCCCCGGCGGTCTCGGCGCCTGGCGGGCGGGCCTGGACCGGGTACGGGCCTGGGCGTCCGGCAACCGGGGGACCCCGGCCATCCTCGCGGGCGACTTCAACGCCGGACAGGACCACGCCGCTTTCCGCCGAGTCCTCGACGCGGGCGGGCTGCACGACAGCGCCCGGCTCGGCGGCGCCTTCCGCACCCCGTCCTGGCCGGCCGCCGCACCCCGGCCGCTGGGCACACAGATCGACCATGTGCTGGTGAGCGATGATTTCGGCGTACGCGGCGCACGGTTCCTCGACCTCCGAGGAACGGACCACCGCGCGCTGCTCGTCGCTCTCGACCTGCACAAGGGGTGACCGTGAAGGAGCGAGTACGGCTGACGCCGCCGACGTGGCTGGTGTCGGGGCTGCGCCCGCAGCCCACACCGGTCAACCGGGCGGCGGTCGTCCGCGCCGCCGTGGCGCTGTCGGCTCCGTTGGCCGTGGGCTTCGCCGTGGACCGGCCGGTGCACGGGGCGCTGGTGTCGATGGGCGCGCTCTCGGGAGTCATCGGCGACACCGCCGACGCCTACCGGATGCGGATCTTCAACATCGCCGTGCCCCAGGCTTTCGGCGCCGTCGGCGTCACGCTCGGCACGCTGGTGTACGCCCAGGGGTGGCTCACCGTCGCCGTCCTCACGACGGTGGCCCTCGTCTCCGGAATGATCTCGTCGATCGGTGCGGTCGCCTCGGCCTCGGGACTGCTGCTGCTGCTCAACGCGGTCATCGGGTCGGGGCTGCCGCTGCCCCGGCCCTGGTGGACGGCACCACTACTCCTCGGGCTCGGCGGTCTGCTCGTGCTCGCGCTGGCCCTGCTCGGCTGGCCGCTGCGCGGGGGCGCGCCCGAGCGGTCGGCGGTCGCCCGCGCCTACCGGGCGGTCGCGGACCTGCTGGCGGCGGCCGGCGGGAGCACGTACGACGAGCGCCGCCGGGCCGTCA is a window encoding:
- a CDS encoding endonuclease/exonuclease/phosphatase family protein, which produces MEPGIAVRRAAAWTAGALLAVVSVVVGCRALDVDGPTPVPQLLAFLPWLLPPAGLALLMAAFTRRPVLLAWALVALAVTGWFVRPYGPEPGPPRGPVVARLDVLTANVGFGRATPDLIDAVRRERPDLVFVQECDRVCSAALASGLPRRDYPYRRIVEGDLAAGSAILSVHPLSGTAGIPGALAMPGAEAPIGGRTVGLQLAHPLPPVPGGLGAWRAGLDRVRAWASGNRGTPAILAGDFNAGQDHAAFRRVLDAGGLHDSARLGGAFRTPSWPAAAPRPLGTQIDHVLVSDDFGVRGARFLDLRGTDHRALLVALDLHKG